GGCATAGTCCTCCCGGCTGATCCGCTCCACGCAGGGCGCCGAGCAGCGCTTGATCTGATAGAGCAGGCAGGGCCGGTCCCGGCTGGCGAAGACGGTGTCGCGGCAGGAGCGGAGCAGGAAGACGCGCTGCAGGGCCGTGATGGTCTGGTTCACCGCCCAGGCACTGGCGAAGGGGCCGAAATAGCTGGCGCCCTTCTGCTTCTCCCCCCGATGCTTGCCGATCATGGGGTAGTCGTGATCCTCGGTCAGCAGAAGCCACGGGTAGGACTTGTCGTCCCGCAAGAGGATGTTGAAGCGCGGGCGCAGCCGCTTGATGAGGTTGGCTTCCAGCAGCAGCGCCTCGGCCTCGCTGCCGGTGGTCACGATCTCCATGCGCCGGGTGCCGGCGACCATGCGCCGCAGCCGCTCCGGCAGCCGGGCGATCTGGGTATAAGCGACCACGCGCTTCTTCAGGTCGCGCGCCTTGCCCACATAAAGGGCATCCCCCTTGGCATCGAGCATCCGGTAGACGCCAGGGGCGGCGGGCATATGCTGCAGCGCGGCCTCGATCACCGCGACGCCCTGAAGGGGAGTTCCTTCCGCGGCAATGGCTTCCTCGGCGGGCGGTGCGTCAGGGCTCTGCATGAGGGGGATCAATCACGGTGCCCGGCAGGGCTCAAGGGGCAAAAAGGGAACGTGAGGTTTTCCACCGAAGGTGTGGATAACTCTGTGGACGTGGGCGGGTGAATGACAGGAAATCCGCGGCCATCTGCCATTCACACGATGGTGCCCATCCTTTGGGCATTCAAGCCTGCTAATGAAAATCAAAGGGTTAGCTGGTTCTTTTGTGACCTTGAGATGTCAAGTTCATGAATGGCATTGACGAAGGCGGGGTTTTGGGCGTGCCACGCGCGGCGGTGGATGATTTCCACGCAAGCCCCATGTTTTGCATCGCAGCAGCGTGCCGGGCGCTGAGGTAACGGCTCCGTTATCCACCGTTTCCGTGGATGAAGATGTGGATCGTCGCGGGGCAAATGTGCCCAACCCCTGCTTGGCGGTCACGGCGCCCCTTTCCGGCCTGGCGGCATACAGCCAAGGCCGGGGTTTTCCACCATTCTCGTGGACAGGTCTGTGGACATAGGGCGGATAGCCCGGGACGCGCCGTGGACAAGATCCCAGCCCTGACCGCCTGCCGGATGCCTCCTGAATCTCCTGTCCGCATCATCGCGGATGCCGGTGGATTTCCGAGAGACTGCCACTCCTTGAAGTTACCCACCGCTCATGTGGATAAGCCTGGGGAAATCCAGGGGATCAATGGCGGAAAGCGGCGGTCTTCCTGGCGTTACAAAGCTTTGCCCAAGCTCTAGGCACAGAAGCTAAGCCATTGAAATTCAGAAGAACCTAGCAAAATCAAGGCTCCTCGCTGATTGGTCCGCATGCGCCCTCCGTGTCACTGAAGGGCGCTGCCGCGTCTCCCGCACCGGTGGATGGATCAGGGCGCCCGCAGCCGCTCCACCGTCACGCCCACGCCAGCGGCATCGGAGATGATATCCGGCTTTTCAACCGTCACGCGCGCGGCCCGTACCCGGGGGTCGGCCAGGACGGCCATGGCGATCCGTTCGGCCAGGGTTTCCGCCAGTAGCACATGCCCGGCGGTGGCGATGGCGCGGGCCCGGTTCACCACCGCCTCGTAATCCACCACACGCTCGAACCGATCCTCTCCCACGCCATGCGGCGCGGCATCATCCTCGGCCAGTAGCTCAATATCGATCAGCACCGACTGAGGGGCCTGTTCGTGCTCATAGATGCCAAGGCGCGCCTGCACCGCCAGCCGACGCACGAAGACACGCCGCAGGCCGGCGCGGGCATCGGGTTCATAACTGCTCATCAGGCTGTCTCCGGCGGCCGGGTAGGGGACCATTGCAGGTGCTGACCGCCGTCCAGCGCGATCATCTGCCCGGTCATGGAGGGCAGGCGCAGGATGCTCAGCACGGCCGCCGCCACCTCCTCCGGGCTGGTTCCGTGGCCCAGGGGGACGCTCGCATTCTGCCGGGCAAAATGCTCCGGGCTCTGGCCGGGGGTGCGCATGGCCGGGCCTGGCCCGATGCCATTGACGCGGATGCGTGGCGCCAGGGCCAGGGCCATGCTCTGCGTCAGGGCCCAGAGTGCGGCCTTGGAGACGCTGTAGCTGACGAAATGCGGGGTCAGGGACCAGACACGCTGGTCCAGCATATTGATCACCACGCCCTCGGCCCCGCCCGGCAGGGCCCGGGCGAAAGCCTGCATCAGCACGAAGGGCGCGCGCAGATTGGGCTCCAGATGCCGGTCCCAGCTCTCCCGCGTCGCATCGTGCCATTCGTCCCGCTGGAACGCGGAAGCGTTGTTCACCAGCACGCCGACAGGCCCCAGCGCGGCGCTGGCCTCGGGCAGGAGGCGGTTCGTCTCCTCCTCCCGCGCCAGGTCGGCCTGCAATACCACGGCGCGGAGGCCGAGGGCGGCGATGGCCTGCCGCGTCTCCTCGGCCTCCGCGGCGCTGGCGCGGTGATGGATGGCGATGTCGAAGCCGGCGCCGGCCAGGGCCAGGGCGCTGGCCCGGCCCAGGCGCTTGGCCGCGCCGGTGACCAGCGCGACGCGGGGGATGCTGTCGGGAATGGGCATGATGGGGCGGAGAGTGGGGGCGAGCCCCCCATCCCGTCCAGAGGGACGCGCGTTCAGCCGATGGCGGCCTTGCGCACCTCCTCGCGGATCTCGGCCATCAGCCGTGCCTTCAGCTCGGCGAAGACCGGGCTGGTCTTGACCGTCCAGTCGCGCGGATAGGGCAGGGGGACCGGCAGTTCCGCCTTGATCCGCCCCGGGCGGGCCGACATCACCAGCACGCGGTTGGCGAGGAAGATGGCCTCGTCGATATCATGGGTGACGAAGAGCACGGTCTTGCGCGCACCCGCGCTATCCGCCTCCCAGACCTCCAGCAGCAGTTCCTGCATCAGTTCCCGCGTCTGGTGATCCAGCGCGCCGAAGGGCTCGTCCAGCAGCAGCACCTCCGGGTCATTGGCCAGGGCGCGGGCCAGGGCGGTGCGCTGCTGCATGCCGCCGGAGAGCTGGCGTGGCCAATGGTCCTCGAAGCCCACCAGCCCCGTGCGGGCGATGAACTTGGCCGAGATAGCGCGGATCTCGTCCTCCGGCAGCTTCCGCTCCCGCAGGCCGAACTCGATGTTCTGCCGCACCGTCAGCCAGGGGAAGAGCGTATAGGACTGGAACACCATCCCCCGGTCCCGCCCCGGCCCCGAGACCGTGCGGCCATTCAGTGTGACGCTGCCGCCGCTGGGCCGGTCCAGCCCGGCGACGATGCGCAGCATCGTGGACTTGCCGCAGCCGGAAGGGCCGAGGATGGAGACGAACTCGCCCGGCGCCACGTCCAGGTCGGTCGGCCGCAGCGCCAGGGTCGGCGCGGTCTTGCCCTGGCCAGGGAAGGTGCGGGTCAGGCCGCGGATCGTCAGGGTCATGACAGGGCAGCCCAGCGGAAGAGGCGCCGGTTCAGCGCCTTGAAGAGGAAGTCAGTCACCAAGCCGATCAGGCCGATGACGACGATGCCGAAGATCATCTGCCCGGTATCCAGCAGCCGCTGGCTGTCCATGATCATGTGGCCGATGCCGCTCTGCGCGCCGATCAACTCGGCCACGATCACGTAGGTCCAGGCCCAGCCCAGCACCAGGCGCAGCGCCTCCATCACCTGCGGCGCGGCGGCGGGAATGATGACGCGCCGCAGGATGCCGCGGCTGCGCGCGCCCAGCGTATAGGCGGCCTCCACCAGATCGACCCGCGTGGCGCCGGCGATCACGGCCACCATGATGACGATCTGGAAGACGGAGCCGATGATGATGACGGAGAGCTTCTGCGCCTCCCCCACGCCGGCCCAGAGGATCAGCAGCGGAATGAAGGCCGAGGCCGGAAGATAGCGGGCGAAGGAGATGAAGGGCTCGAAGAAGGCTTCAACCGGCTTGTAGGCGCCCATCAGCAGCCCCAGCGGCACCGCGACGATGGCGGCCAGCAGGAAGCCGCCCAGCACGCGCCAGATGGTCATGCCGACATCGCCGATGAAGCCGTATTCGGTGAAGAGCGTCCAGCCAGACATCAGCGCCTGCCCGGGCGATGCCAGGAAGAGCGGCTGCACGAAGCCGCCATAGGTGGCGAGCCCCCAGAGGCCGATGAACAGGACGAAGAACCCCAGGCCGAGGACAACGCGCGCGGCGGGGGAGACAGGTTTTAGCGGTTCCAGGGTCGAGACCTCGGCAGGAAGGAGTCAGGCTGCCGCCCCATGCCACGGATAAGCTCTCGGAGCATCCGGGATTCCCGTCGGTATATCGGCGGGTTCGGGTTGCAGCGCGGGAATGTGGCAAGGCGCATGGTGAGGGAGGCCGCGGCCGGCACGGGAGCGGGCCGGGTGGCTGCCCGCTGTCCCGCCCCGGCTCCTGAACGGGCGGGGGCAGGGTGCCCCCGCGCGCCTTCAGCCAACGAAGCGCGTGTCCAGAAGCTTGGAAAGATCGGGCGAGCCGCGCACGACCCCCGTCTCCTTCTGCACTTCCAGGGCCTTGGCCATGAACTCCTGCAGCCCGCCGGCCACATAGGCCTTG
This genomic window from Roseomonas marmotae contains:
- a CDS encoding dihydroneopterin aldolase is translated as MSSYEPDARAGLRRVFVRRLAVQARLGIYEHEQAPQSVLIDIELLAEDDAAPHGVGEDRFERVVDYEAVVNRARAIATAGHVLLAETLAERIAMAVLADPRVRAARVTVEKPDIISDAAGVGVTVERLRAP
- a CDS encoding SDR family oxidoreductase; amino-acid sequence: MPIPDSIPRVALVTGAAKRLGRASALALAGAGFDIAIHHRASAAEAEETRQAIAALGLRAVVLQADLAREEETNRLLPEASAALGPVGVLVNNASAFQRDEWHDATRESWDRHLEPNLRAPFVLMQAFARALPGGAEGVVINMLDQRVWSLTPHFVSYSVSKAALWALTQSMALALAPRIRVNGIGPGPAMRTPGQSPEHFARQNASVPLGHGTSPEEVAAAVLSILRLPSMTGQMIALDGGQHLQWSPTRPPETA
- a CDS encoding ABC transporter ATP-binding protein, whose amino-acid sequence is MTLTIRGLTRTFPGQGKTAPTLALRPTDLDVAPGEFVSILGPSGCGKSTMLRIVAGLDRPSGGSVTLNGRTVSGPGRDRGMVFQSYTLFPWLTVRQNIEFGLRERKLPEDEIRAISAKFIARTGLVGFEDHWPRQLSGGMQQRTALARALANDPEVLLLDEPFGALDHQTRELMQELLLEVWEADSAGARKTVLFVTHDIDEAIFLANRVLVMSARPGRIKAELPVPLPYPRDWTVKTSPVFAELKARLMAEIREEVRKAAIG
- a CDS encoding ABC transporter permease; the protein is MQPLFLASPGQALMSGWTLFTEYGFIGDVGMTIWRVLGGFLLAAIVAVPLGLLMGAYKPVEAFFEPFISFARYLPASAFIPLLILWAGVGEAQKLSVIIIGSVFQIVIMVAVIAGATRVDLVEAAYTLGARSRGILRRVIIPAAAPQVMEALRLVLGWAWTYVIVAELIGAQSGIGHMIMDSQRLLDTGQMIFGIVVIGLIGLVTDFLFKALNRRLFRWAALS